The DNA segment AAATAGGGAAGAGGGTTCTCACTAACAGCTCCTTCTCAGAAGTTGATGCGGAAGAGTTCAGTCCATGTCCATTAGCACATGTGGCCAGCCATCATCCTTTTGTAACCAATGGAATCTTTGCCTCCTCCACTCACCAGCCACCCTCCTTATGAAGGAGAAGGGAGGTCTTTGATGAGTTTTAACACTCACTTTCCCACTCACTTATTAGATTATGTTAAGGCTTGAGAGAAATTCAGTCACTTAACATTGCCATGAGCTTGTCCttaaggaagggagggagggattgtgtgtgtgtgtgtgtgtgtgtgtgtgtgtgtgtgtgtgtgtgtgtgtgtttccatccCAAAAAAAGATCCAGTGTGAAACAGCCCCATTCCTTAAGCCTTTGCTTCAAAACAGAACTACCACCCTCTGTCTCTATGTGCATTAACCACTTGTCTGGATAAAATATTTATCGTCTGGCTTTCATTCAATCCCTTCTGGAAGTGCTTCTATTCTGTTGACAAGGCCTCTTGTACACTtgggtttaaaagaaaaactaagacaGAGAAGTGAGCCCAAGAAGAGCCATCTCTCCAGGGATGAGTTACAATCTCAGAATATATTAGGCCCCGTGCAACCTGCATTTGTTTTCTGGAGCAGTCACTAGTGAACTATTTAATATGAGAGTGCCAGGCTTACCTTGCAGACAAATACATGCCTGAGGCCTGTTGTGGCCCCCAggggaatgaaataataaagaacaggGCCCTCAGTAACATTTCAGGCAAATTAGCAGACCTCCCAGTAGCCTGAGTATCAAAGAATCAGGGACAGGGCTGACTGGGAACTAACTACAGCCTCTGATCTTCTGATTTACGTAGATAAAGTCAATTTTTATTTGAGTCAGAAAACAATCCAGATCGTCCAGGACTGGAGTTCAGAGTAGAGGAAGGGGGCTATATCCTACTCAGGAATAGTAAGAGAGAGCTGAatggagatggggaagggagagggtggagTGGATATCAGGTCTGTAAATTATCTGCACTTAACAGCAAGGCTTATCTAGTCCCAGGCGCCTTCCTCCCCACAATCAGGTTGTGGCCAGATGGTTTCCCCAGTGGGCTGTCCAACTCTAGGAATATACACACGAGTTATTCTGTTCATTTCCAGTAAGCAGCATTAACCCTTGAGCTTAGCCTCAAGGGTAGACAAACTgttatgaaaaaaacaaaacaaaacaaaaaaacaacctcaGGAAGAAACCCCATTCTCTATTCTGTGTCAAGACAGTGATACATTTGCCATTCTGGATCTAACATGTTGATTcaattcctttttgtatttttctagctCCAACCTTCATCCAATTTGCAACAAATCTATTTTAAGGCAAGATGTTGATGATGTGACTCAGGCAAGGGGTCACAGAGTCTCTGTAGCAGAAGAAGATGAGTCCAGTTATGCCAAAGTATTTGACATGATGTACAGTGACTTTGACTATGACTTATGCAATGAAGTGGTTGATGTGACTTGCTCCCCCGAGCCAGATGCATTCAATCCGTGTGAAGATATTATGGGGTATGATATCCTCAGAGTCTTGATATGGTTTATTAGCATCCTGGCCATCACTGGGAACATCATCGTGCTGCTGATCCTGATCACCAGCCAATACAAACTCACAGTCCCCCGGTTCCTTATGTGCAATCTGGCCTTTGCCGATCTCTGCACTGGAATCTATCTGCTGCTCATAGCATCCGTTGATATCCACACCAAAAGCCAGTACCACAACTATGCCATTGACTGGCAAACTGGAGCAGGCTGTCATGCTGCTGGCTTTTTCACTGTCTTTGCCAGTGAGCTCTCAGTCTACACTCTGACAGCCATCACGCTGGAAAGATGGCATACCATCACCCACGCCATGCAGCTAGAATGCAAAGTGCAGCTCCGCCATGCTGCCAGTGTCATGCTGGTAGGCTGGGTCTTTGCTTTTGCAGTCGCCCTCTTTCCCCTCTTTGGCATCAGCAGCTACATGAAGGTGAGCATCTGCTTGCCCATGGATATTGACAGCCCCTTGTCACAGCTTTATGTGATGTCCCTCCTTGTGCTCAATGTCCTGGCCTTTATGGTCATCTGTGGCTGCTACACTCACATCTACCTCACAGTGAGGAACCCCAACATCATGTCCTCCTCTAGTGACACCAAGATTGCCAAGCGCATGGCCATGCTCATCTTCACGGACTTCCTCTGCATGGCACCCATCTCCTTCTTTGCCATCTCTGCCTCCCTCAAGGTGCCTCTCATCACTGTGTCCAAGTCAAAGATCCTCCTGGTCTTGTTCTACCCCATCAACTCCTGTGCAAACCCCTTCCTCTATGCCATCTTCACCAAGAATTTCCGCAGGGATTTCTTCATTCTGCTGAGCAAGTTTGGCTGCTATGAAATCCAAGCCCAGACTTACAGGACAGAAACCTCATCCAATGCCCACAAGTTTCATCCAAGAAATGGCCACTGCCCTCCAACTCCCAGGGTTACCAATGGTTCCAATTACACACTTATCCCCCTAAGCCACTTAGTCCATAACTGAAACACAGTGTGCAAATGTTTCTGAGTGTTGCACAATAATTATGTCTTGCCTTTGAAGAATATGTCATGGCATAACTGACAAGAGTATTTCTACATAGTTCATCAAATTTAATCTTCCTGGCACATCTATAAGGTAAACTGGTCAGAAACTATTAACTCTGTGTGATAAATTAGGAAGCTGAAGTATTAATAACaacattaataattaaaataatgtaatactACATCAcatttgttttctgctttgtaaTGTTCCCAGTCCTTTTGTTCGTATCATCTCAACTGATCCCTATAAATGTCCTATTAAATAGGCAGAACAGGGATTATTCTTGgaatttcacagatgaagacacCAAGACTCAAagggttaagtgacttgttcaaaaTTGCTTGATTTATAAGAGGCAGAGCCAAAATTAGGTGTTCTGACTCCCAGAGAACTTCCAAGAGATGCAGCACAATGTTCATTCAATCAGTCAATcagtcactcagcaaatatttattaagcacctatgtGATGGCTTTGTAATGTGTCAACTTGAGTAGgctgaactacatttcccagaattccctttctTATATGTTCCCCATTAGGGTGGGTCCCAGGGAAGATTCTTAGGAAAACAGGAGGGCAGAAGGGAAGCTGCAGCCACTCTGTCACTCACACACTTGTTGCTCATTGGCTGATTCAGCTCACTGCTGTGAAGCAGCAGCTGGGCCCACAATTGCTCCACAGTCCCCTGGATCCTTCTTCAGGTTCTCTACCTCCTGAGCCAGTTTTGTGTGTTTAGGTCCTTGATGAAGAAGCTCAGAGTCTTCAGAACACTTTCATAACCAAGGTCAGAGGCAACAAGAACAGAAATGGAGCTCAGGTGGACCTTGTGGGGTTTCATCTTGTGCTTGTGGTTTCAAGCATGCTTGTGATCCTCCCTTCATGACTACCTGCCCTGGGGACCTCAAGTTCCTGCATCAGATGAAAACATCCTTACAGAGACTGCTTAACCAACCTCCACAACTGTGTAAGCCAGTTCCCTGTAACAAATGTCTACCACATggatacatacatgcatacatgaCTGGTTTGGCTTTAGTTGAATCCTTATTGATAGAAGATACAACCTATATGGCATGCATATGGATTATAATGTAAGAACATAGCAGCTTTGGAATCAGAGCTGAGACTTTATTCTTGCTTCATGGTAAGCCAGGACTCCTCCTCTCTaggctcagtttcttcctttcttcccgcTTCCTCTGTAAGCGGGAGTTAGTTATAATATTTAACTACTGGGCTTATTATAAGAATTGGACAAGAAAATGGGCATAAAGCACCTAATGCTGTAACTGGCTTGATAAATGCTAGTTTATTTCCCTCCTCCCAGATCAATGCCTGGGCTAGTGCCTAGTTCTCCTGACCCATGATCTAGGACTCATTCTGTTACACCATACTGTTCCTAATAAATAACTATATTTCCCATATCTATTTTCATCAATGACCCCACCTCGATAATCTGGATCATAAATGCCAACCACAAATCCGCATCAAGCACTGTGCTGTTGCCAGCCCACAAAGCTCTGAGTCTCCTCTCAGAGTCCCCCTTCACATGTTGAAGCCAATCCTTCCTCCTCTTGCTCCATGGTAAACATTTCAAAAGTTGGTCCCAAATGCATTAACAAAGAAGTCCTTATACGACTGAAGAAAAAGTGATCATCTCTGCCTTTATGACCAGACACCATCTTGATTTATTGTGAGTACTGAGTGAAGATTATAATAATTATCCTCGGAAATAGTTGAGAGCTATGCTGGTCAGTACAGGAGCCACTAGCCATcttgtggctactgagcacttgaaacatGGCTAGCCCGAATTGAGACATGCCGTAAGTAAAAGacacactggatttcaaataCTGagtgcaaagaaaaaagagaactatAGTATCTCAATAATTTTGATATTGATTATATATTGGAACGGCACTATCTTGGACATACGAgataaagagattttaaaattaatttcacctatttctttttacatttttaatgtgagtactagaacatttaaaattacatgcaTGGAGCATGTTTATGGCTCATGTTAAATTTCTATTGGAGAGCACGGCTCTAGAGCTGTATGAAAAGAAAGGATTTTCACTTAGCATTTTCCTCCTGAGGTCCCCTTACCACACTGCCACACAGTTAGGTTGTCCCACCATCATCTgcaatcatttttcttctctgttcatgGCCAGAGGGAATGTATTTCTGAATTTGGACTCTAAAGCAACTAGCAGCCAAATTAAAAACAGGATACAGTATTAATTATTTCACAACATAGCTGTCGATAAAACACTGGTTTAACAGATAGTGGTTCTGAGAGTCAAGAATATATTCACAGATAAACATACCAAGAGAAGCTCAGAAGACTTTTATTCCATTACTGTCACAACATTTGCTGGTAGGAGATAAGACTTTTCTCAAATAAGCAAACATATTTATAGGTAGCTAAATTCAGCGTTTCTAAACTTTTGGATAAGTCCTAAAGGAAAAACACTTTCTCCATTTCCTGTATTTGAATAAAAACAATTGGAGTCCAGTATTATCAATCACGATTCCCCATAAACAATGATTATACGGGTAACACCTCTAGTCTGTACTTCCCAGCGTGGTGCTTCAGTACCAGAGTGGTgacccagaaaagaaaaaggaggaggaaagaggaaaggcaaaggaaagaaaacacaaccaAAAGACGTGTCAACAGGTTATTCCATGATgttctttttctaaaacttttatttctaCTCTTGAACACCATAAAGAGGGCCAGCAGAACTCCCAGAGATTTCTTAAAGTACCCATGCCTCCAGATGTGATGTTCAAAATATTAACAACTGGTACAGCCCAGGTACTGATCTCTCAGCATGAACTCTGGCAGTGAGCAATCCATGTGGCCCTCCTGGTACAAAATGAGTGAACACCAGCCCTGCACATTTACCTCCCACCCCCTGACTTCAACCTGGACCTACTCCCAAGTCTCTTTCCTCAGGCTTTAACCCACCAACAACTCCTTCAGTTCCACCCTGGCCAGCTTCTCATATCACCTTCCTCCTCAACCCCCTTTCCTCCAGATCCTCCTTTACCAAATCCCAAGAAGCTGTCAGACAATATAGGACCCTCCTTGGAGGGGTCAGATCAAAAGAGACTAAGTAAATCCAGAAGCTTTTAGGGAACAGAGCCAAATGATAACTGGGTATGtagattaataatttttattttgccacaTACTGAAGCAGTAATGGGGGGATGGGTAATGATACTGTCAACTATATTTCACTACAGGGCTCCATGTATTAAATATGAGGTACCCTTCAGACGCTGTTTCTGGAAGGGATACAGggagggagaaataaaacaagaggAAAGGTCCTTCTGTGCTTGCATCGTCAAGATGTGATGGATCTTACTAGAAGTCATACTCTGCCTTATTTAGGCCAGAATATATAACATTCATCAGAAAGTCAGAAAAAGATCATTGAGACTGATTTTTTTATCCTAGTGTGATAGACACAAGCCTTGAGTTTataaactttatttcattttatcagaaaagtttacaaaaacaaagaatgaagttTCAGATTCTGGATAGTAATCTGGATGGAGAAAGAAGGCAGCattagagaaagaagacaagTACATAGAATGTTTGGTCAATTGAATATataacattaaagaaattaacaaaaagtCAACACAATATAAAACTCAACCACGAGGTTATGTTTGCTGGTTCTCATAAAAATCTTTTCAGCTGCAAGAAGGAGAAACTCTAACTAAAAATGTCTTAAACAATAAggccaattatataaaatgctccAGACATGGATGGGCAGCTCAGGGGTCTCAAGAACCCAGGACCTGTCCATGTTTTTGCCCTGCCTTCCTTGGAGAGTTCAGCGACGCTTCTCTCAGGGTAGCAAGGTTGCTGTAACAGCTGCAGACAGCATAGGTAGGCATGAACAAATCCTGAGACAAAGCAGGGAGATCTTTCCTTCCATGCATCTCTCTTTTCAAGGAAAGACAATTTCTTCCCAAAGACTCTCAGTGAACATTTCTTCCTACCCGCTATCCAAGAATGCTACCCTGGCTCTAAGACAGGTGGGAGAATGAACCTCTGCCACATTTAGCCTCACTAGTGGAAGGATGGCTCTGCCAGCCAGGAAGGCAGAAGTGGATACTGCAGTGGGAGGAATGTTGGTAATCTCATCCTTCAACCTGAGTCAACCCAAATCTTCTCCCATGGGATGAAAACCACGAGGTTCAGGGTCAGGATGCTTATGGCACCGTCACACCTCACATTTCGTGCCCCcaaccctctcccctccacttcTACCTAGAGCCTAGAGTCCAGTTCCTCCTCCCCATGTTAATCTGTTCTCCTCCTCCCTGGAACAAACTCTACAAGTTTCTTGGAACTTAAAGCAACCACTAGAGTCAGACATTGCCCAATAAATGCCCTGTTTGAGGCaagatatagaaaagaaaatggagaaaggataaataaaagaaaaaaaagaaagaagtgaaagaaatgCACCAGGATAGGAAGAAGGGAGACATGAAGagtagagagagaaaaggggggggggacaaATTAAACAAAAGAGGAACATGGAAGGGAACCAGGCCCTGACGGTGTTTCTTTGGGCTAGTACTTGCTCATTTCGGTCTTAAAACTCTTTCAACTTGTTGCCAAGAGTTCTACTCAAAGCACTAAATAAGCTCAGCCTTAGACACCAGTAGAAAGGTCCACTGGTCATACAATGATGTTTTGACTTCCCGGTGCCCCATGTACCATGATCTGGATCCCCAAGATCTAGTTTAAAGGATGagtaatggaaaaatatttctgaaggtCTTCAAAGCCTGAATGTTTCACTTCAGACATTAACGTAAGGGCAGCTGATCTTTTTCAAGTTCTTCATAATACTCTATTCTCTCCGACAGCATTATCCACAGCCCCTGAGAATTTTGTTCTGGGGTAGATATGTCTCAAAAGTGCTCTCAATCCCAAAGGTTGTAAGAGCACCCCATTTGTGCactcttgcttccttttcttctattttctttactACACAGAATTTATGAATCTTGACAcattttttataaacaaatacaaaaagagAAGGATATAAAAATCATCTTATTTTTAGTGCTATTTTCCACATAATAAGATGCAAAGAACATTTTCTGCTCTGCGTTTAGAGAACTTTCAGGCAATCTTTCCCCCACGTAGCATTACCTAGGATCATTTCAACTTCCAGGTATTAATGAGGTGTATAAAGATGAGGTTTGGGTGGAGAAGGTTTTAAGCTGTTTCATAAACAGCAGAAGGTTTCCTGTCTCCAAAAAAATGAATCTACCAAATAGttatatgtttctgttttcctttaggTATATgtgtggggagtggggatggagaaagaaaagaagagaactaaaaaaaaaaaaaaaaaatgccaataagAATACACTGCCTCTGTCTATAAAGTGATGGGAACCCTTCAAAGGACACATCCCTGCAGAAATCCTGACAAAATTCTCTCCATCTATTCTGAGGACTGGGTATATGGGATTGGGTGCTTAGTTTAAAGTAAGAGTAGATACACTCTCCAGAGACAGAGTGCAAGCCATCTAGGAAGACAAGGGAGTGAGAGGCCATGAGGCACAGTGTTGATAGTTTTTATGAGCTCGGTAACTCCATATGCTAATAGGTggaaggattattccaactacttttgaggaagggactgggattcccaaaaactgggccactgcccacttgttgacctttcatggtcagcCAAGGAATAGTCATGGCGCCTGttggagtgccatttaccatgcttatatattacagtgagcatataatgaagttcaaggtctactggaagtcaaatctcccaccatcttgggcctcaagacCTACTGGGAGCTGAATTTTCTACCACcttggtgttaactgctgtgtcatACCTTGAAcgtctgtgccctgcccctttccttcctgtctcGGTAAGTACTAATGACAAGACACAAACCAGGGAAGCGAGAAAAGATACAAAATACCAGCGAATAATTAAAGGCCTCCCTGAAAAGGTGACTTTTGACTAAAAATAGGAAGGAAGTGGAAAGTGAGACAGGTGGATAGTGAGGGAAGGTtgctccaggcagagagaacagcaagcTCACAAAAGCCCTCTGCCTAGGACAAGCCTACTGTGTTCTAAAAAtaaggtcagtgtggctggagcagagaaaagggggCTGGAGAAAGCAGCAGGGGCAGGGACAAAAAAGACAGGGAGCCAGATCATTTCTGTAACTTCATCTCTAAAGAGGTGAAGGAGAAGTGGCAGAAAAATATCAGAAAGGCTATAGCAAATATTAATGGAACTAATGCGTGGAGACTGCCCAgcctagggttagggttagggttagggctagggctaggggtAGGGCTAGGGGTAGGGCTGGAGCTACGATGAGGGCTAGGTTGAGGGCTAAGGTTATTTGGGTTAGGGTTAGAGCTATGTGAGGGCTTGGTTGAGGGCTAGGTTGAGGGATAAGTTGAGGGTTTGGGTTAGGGCAAGGGTTAGGACTAGGGTTAGGGCTAGGATTTGGGCTAGGGTGAGggttaggtttagggttaggCCTATGATGAGGGCAAGGGTGAGGGCTAGGGTTAGAGTTACATGAGGGCTTTGCTGAGGGCTGGGTTGAGGGATAAGGTTAGGGTTTTGGTCAGGGCTAGGATTAGAGCTAAGATTAGGGCTTGGCTGAGAGCTAGGTTGAGGGCTAAGTCGAGGACTACAGTAGGATTAGGGTTATGTCTAAGTCTAGATGAAAGGTTAGGGCTAAGCTTAGGCCTAGATTTTGGTCTAGGGTTAGGctgagggttagggttagtgttGGTTAGGTTTAGAACTAAGATGAGGGCTAGGTTGAGTGCTAGGTTGAGGGCTAAATTTAGGATTAGGTTTACGGCTAGGTTTAGGGCTACAGTTATGGCTAGGGTTAGGACTATGGTTAGGGCTAGAGTTAGGGCTAGGAGTTGGGGTAGTGTGAGGTTTAAGGTTAtggctagggttagggttagtgaTTGGGTTAGAATTATGGCTAACATTAGAGCTTAGTTGAAAGCCAGGGTTAGGGCTTCATTGAGGGCTATGGTTGGGCTATGGGCTAAGGTTAGATCTAGGGTTAGGGCTAGGTTTATGGCTATggttagggctagggttaggATTATCAATTGGGTTCAGGTTAGAGCTAAGATTAGGGCTTGGTTGAGAACTAGGTGGGAGCTCAGTAGAGTGCCACAGTTAGGATTAGGATTAGGGCAAAGTTTAGATCTAGGGTTAGGCCTAGGGTTAGGTCTAGGTTTAGGGCTAGTGTTAGGCTTAGTATCTGAGTTACGGTTAGAGCTAAAATGAGGTCTAGGTTGAGGTGTAGCTTGAGGGCTTAGTTTCAGGCTAGCATTAGGGCTATGGTTAGGGCTAGATTTAGGGCTCAGTTTAGGGCTACAGTTTGggctagggttagggctaggggtAGTGTTAGAGATTGGGTTAGGGTTAGAGATAAGATTAGGGCTGGTTGAGAGATAGGTTGAGTGCTAAGTTGAGGGCTTTGGTTAGGCTTAGTGTTAAGGCTAAggttagggctagggttagggctAGTGACAGGTTTAGGGTTAGAGCTAAGAATAGGGCGTGGTTGTGAGCTAGGTTCAGGGCTAATAAGAGGGCTATGGTCAGTGTTAGGGTTAGGGCTAAGGTTAGATCTAGGTTGAGGTCTAGGTTTAGGCCAAGGGTTAGGGCTCGGtttagggctagggttagggttagcgACTGGGTTAGGGTTAGAGTTAAGATTAAGGCTTGGTTGAGAGCTCGGTTGAGGGCTAAGTTGAGACCTACAGTTAGCAGTAGGGATAGGGCTAAGGTTATATCTAGGGTTAGGGCTAGGTTTAGGCCTAGGTTTTAGtctagggttagggctagggttaAGGTCAGCATTTAATTAGAGTTAGAGCTGATGAGGGCTAGGTTTGGGCTAAGTTTAGGGCTATGTTTAGGGCTAATATTAGGTCTATGGTTAGGGCTAGTGTAAGGGCTATGATTAGGGCTAAGGTTAGGGCTAGGCTTAGGGTTAGCATTTGTGTTAAGGTTAGAGCTACAATGAGGGCTTGGTTGAGGGATAAGGTGAGGAGGGCTTGGGTTAGGGCTAGTGTTAGGCATCGATTTAGGGCTACATTTAGGGCATGGCCTGGGCCCTTTTCTCTGAAACAGTCATTTCACAGTGAAGCGTAAGAGGGCATAAGTGCCCTCAGCCCTGGGCTGTGAGGTCCTTGCCCTGGGCACCACACTGGAGAAGGCCCCACTCTGGGCCTCCTCTAGCCAGGCCTCACTCATAGCCAAGGAGGCTAGGATTCACGAGGCCAAAGGGATATGACCATCCAAGCCTGCACTGAATTTGCTGGCACTTGGGACTCCAAAATCCCCTGCACAAATTCTCACGGACCACCTTGTCCTTCCCACAGTGAACCACACCCCTAGTGTGCATACCATAAGGCCTGAGGATCACTGTTTGTAGTGTGTTGATGGAGCTCAGTTGTGCATGCTGGGGTTCCCCATGCTGGATAGAATCagatgggaggagaaggaaggctcTATCGGACAGTATCTCCTTACCTGAATACTGCAGATGTAAATGATGGTCCGtatgaagaaatggaaatgcaCTGACACCTTCCCATCCCTACTACTGAGAAAACTACTCAAggttttcaaagatttttttcccccagataaagtactttttatttttataccaagtattttaatataaaaattatataatacacAACCTGCAATCACAACAGTATCCACGTAGCAGTGAAGGGATGGAGTGTAGCGGGAAGCATGGCAGTGGGAAGGTAGGTTTTCTGCATCCCTACTGCTTCCCTTGCATACAATCACTCTGTAGCCTGTGAGAGCATGAGGTTTCCCAACCTTAAGGGCAGATCAAGGCA comes from the Camelus dromedarius isolate mCamDro1 chromosome 15, mCamDro1.pat, whole genome shotgun sequence genome and includes:
- the FSHR gene encoding follicle-stimulating hormone receptor; translation: MALLLVSLLAFLSLGSGCHHRICQCSNGVFLCQESKVTEIPSDLPRNAVELRFVLTKLRVIPKGAFSGFGDLEKIEISQNDVLEAIEANVFSNLPKLHEIRIEKANNLLYIDPDAFQNLPNLRYLLISNTGIKHLPAVHKIQSLQKVLLDIQDNINIHTIEGNSFVGLSFESMILWLSKNGIQEIHNCAFNGTQLDELNLSDNNNLEELPNDVFQGASGPVILDISRTRIHSLPSYGLENLKKLRARSTYNLKKLPSLEKFVTLMEASLTYPSHCCAFANWRRQISNLHPICNKSILRQDVDDVTQARGHRVSVAEEDESSYAKVFDMMYSDFDYDLCNEVVDVTCSPEPDAFNPCEDIMGYDILRVLIWFISILAITGNIIVLLILITSQYKLTVPRFLMCNLAFADLCTGIYLLLIASVDIHTKSQYHNYAIDWQTGAGCHAAGFFTVFASELSVYTLTAITLERWHTITHAMQLECKVQLRHAASVMLVGWVFAFAVALFPLFGISSYMKVSICLPMDIDSPLSQLYVMSLLVLNVLAFMVICGCYTHIYLTVRNPNIMSSSSDTKIAKRMAMLIFTDFLCMAPISFFAISASLKVPLITVSKSKILLVLFYPINSCANPFLYAIFTKNFRRDFFILLSKFGCYEIQAQTYRTETSSNAHKFHPRNGHCPPTPRVTNGSNYTLIPLSHLVHN